In Mugil cephalus isolate CIBA_MC_2020 chromosome 20, CIBA_Mcephalus_1.1, whole genome shotgun sequence, the following are encoded in one genomic region:
- the rab11fip4a gene encoding rab11 family-interacting protein 4A isoform X1: protein MEGQVFPDQDQLLQFLKRLKEVFDVCDEDADGFIRVEHLVDLGLQFGQGDEVKKLTRYLDPNAHGKINFKDFCHGVFAIKGCEEILKMAVGPRSLSTSQPSVTDNGYIYQNGEAKLGPPIIMCTRSYPECSAYSGADGECDMDSSAENTNSSDMLHPTRQNSHLIGSAAASVISGEEQFEDYGEGEDVDFTPSSPCPEDDTRTNGFSDLGSSLPSSAGQTPQKMRQLYNSELLDIYCSQCCKKVNLLNDLEARLRNLKANSPNRKISSTAFGRQLFQANHSVFGSSQGSSTEDLFTDSIDSCDLDITEKVSYLEKKVTELESDSLANGDLKSKLKHENTHLVHRVHELEEQVKDAETKAAESLEEEMKRHREVYTKMERDRNTERDLLCNRVQQLEEENGEMKINVCRLKSQTEKLDQEKQRMTDKLEDTSLRLKDEMDLYRKIMEKLWHNRNAFQKEKESMQELIDDLRRELEYLQLFKLEMEHPGKGKGLSEYNAKTREMEMEHEVKRLKQENHKLRDQNDDLNAQILSLSLYEAKSLFSCHTKAQCLAAEIDNASRDELVDALKEQEEINLRLRQYMDKIILAILDHNPSILEIKS, encoded by the exons ATGGAGGGACAAGTGTTTCCCGACCAGGACCAGCTCCTGCAGTTCCTGAAGAGGCTCAAGGAGGTTTTCGACGTCTGTGACGAGGATGCTGACGGCTTCATCCGTGTGGAGCACTTGGTGGACCTCGGGCTTCAGTTCGGTCAAGGAGACGAG gtgaagAAGTTGACGAGGTACCTGGACCCAAACGCTCATGGCAAAATCAACTTCAAAGACTTCTGTCATGGAGTGTTCGCGATCAAAG gtTGCGAGGAGATACTGAAAATGGCTGTGGGTCCTCGCAGTCTTTCCACCAGCCAGCCGTCTGTCACAGACAACGGCTACATCTACCAG AACGGCGAGGCGAAGCTGGGTCCTCCGATCATCATGTGTACGCGGTCCTACCCAGAATGCAGTGCTTACAGTGGCGCCGATGGGGAGTGTGACATGGACAGCAGCGCTGAAAACACCAACAGCTCTGACATGCTGCACCCAACACGACAAAACAG CCacctgattggctcagcggcTGCATCCGTCATCTCCGGGGAAGAGCAGTTTGAAGACTACGGTGAGGGGGAGGACGTGGATTTTACTCCCAGCAGCCCGTGCCCCGAAGATGACACCCGAACTAATGGCTTCTCAGACCTGGGATCCTCACTCCCCTCCAG cgCGGGCCAGACTCCTCAGAAGATGCGGCAGCTGTACAACAGCGAGCTGCTGGATATCTACTGTTCTCAGTGCTGCAAGAAAGTGAATCTGCTCAATGACCTGGAGGCTCGACTCAGAAACCTCAAAGCCAACAG TCCTAACAGAAAGATTTCCAGCACAGCATTTGGACG CCAGCTGTTCCAGGCCAACCACAGCGTGTTCGGCTCCAGTCAGGGCAGCAGCACCGAGGATTTGTTCACAGACAGCATCGACTCCTGCGACCTCGACATCACAGAAAAA GTCAGCTACCTGGAGAAGAAGGTGACGGAGTTGGAAAGCGACAGTCTGGCCAACGGTGACCTCAAGTCAAAACTCAAACACGAGAACACACATCTTGTACACAG GGTGCACgagctggaggagcaggtgaaggatGCAGAGACGAAGGCGGCagagagtctggaggaggagatgaagagacaCCGGGAGGTTTACACcaagatggagagagacagaaacacagagagagacctgCTCTGTAACAG GGTTCAACAGttggaagaagaaaatggagagatGAAGATAAACGTGTGCAGACTCAAGTCTCAGACAGAGAAACTGGACCAG gagaagcagaggatgaCTGACAAGCTGGAGGACACCAGTCTAAGGCTGAAAGATGAGATGGATCTGTACAGGAAGATCATGGAGAAGCTCTGGCACAATCGCAATGCAttccaaaaggaaaaagagtCTATGCAGGAG ttgATCGATGATCTCCGCCGGGAGCTGGAGTATCTGCAGCTGTTTAAGCTGGAGATGGAGCATCCTGGAAAAGGAAAGGGGCTGTCTGAGTATAACGCAAAGACCAGGGAGATGGAAATGGAGCATGAAGTCAAGAGACTGAAacag GAGAACCACAAGCTACGGGATCAGAACGACGACCTGAACGCTCAGATTCTGAGTCTGAGTTTATACGAGGCTAAAAGTCTGTTTTCTTGTCACACCAAAGCCCAGTGCCTGGCGGCCGAGATTGACAATGCGTCCAGAGATGAG CTCGTCGACGCcctgaaggagcaggaggagatcAACCTGCGTCTGAGGCAGTACATGGACAAAATCATTCTGGCCATTCTCGACCACAACCCCTCCATCCTGGAGATCAAGAGTTAG
- the rab11fip4a gene encoding rab11 family-interacting protein 4A isoform X2: MNGEAKLGPPIIMCTRSYPECSAYSGADGECDMDSSAENTNSSDMLHPTRQNSHLIGSAAASVISGEEQFEDYGEGEDVDFTPSSPCPEDDTRTNGFSDLGSSLPSSAGQTPQKMRQLYNSELLDIYCSQCCKKVNLLNDLEARLRNLKANSPNRKISSTAFGRQLFQANHSVFGSSQGSSTEDLFTDSIDSCDLDITEKVSYLEKKVTELESDSLANGDLKSKLKHENTHLVHRVHELEEQVKDAETKAAESLEEEMKRHREVYTKMERDRNTERDLLCNRVQQLEEENGEMKINVCRLKSQTEKLDQEKQRMTDKLEDTSLRLKDEMDLYRKIMEKLWHNRNAFQKEKESMQELIDDLRRELEYLQLFKLEMEHPGKGKGLSEYNAKTREMEMEHEVKRLKQENHKLRDQNDDLNAQILSLSLYEAKSLFSCHTKAQCLAAEIDNASRDELVDALKEQEEINLRLRQYMDKIILAILDHNPSILEIKS, translated from the exons ATG AACGGCGAGGCGAAGCTGGGTCCTCCGATCATCATGTGTACGCGGTCCTACCCAGAATGCAGTGCTTACAGTGGCGCCGATGGGGAGTGTGACATGGACAGCAGCGCTGAAAACACCAACAGCTCTGACATGCTGCACCCAACACGACAAAACAG CCacctgattggctcagcggcTGCATCCGTCATCTCCGGGGAAGAGCAGTTTGAAGACTACGGTGAGGGGGAGGACGTGGATTTTACTCCCAGCAGCCCGTGCCCCGAAGATGACACCCGAACTAATGGCTTCTCAGACCTGGGATCCTCACTCCCCTCCAG cgCGGGCCAGACTCCTCAGAAGATGCGGCAGCTGTACAACAGCGAGCTGCTGGATATCTACTGTTCTCAGTGCTGCAAGAAAGTGAATCTGCTCAATGACCTGGAGGCTCGACTCAGAAACCTCAAAGCCAACAG TCCTAACAGAAAGATTTCCAGCACAGCATTTGGACG CCAGCTGTTCCAGGCCAACCACAGCGTGTTCGGCTCCAGTCAGGGCAGCAGCACCGAGGATTTGTTCACAGACAGCATCGACTCCTGCGACCTCGACATCACAGAAAAA GTCAGCTACCTGGAGAAGAAGGTGACGGAGTTGGAAAGCGACAGTCTGGCCAACGGTGACCTCAAGTCAAAACTCAAACACGAGAACACACATCTTGTACACAG GGTGCACgagctggaggagcaggtgaaggatGCAGAGACGAAGGCGGCagagagtctggaggaggagatgaagagacaCCGGGAGGTTTACACcaagatggagagagacagaaacacagagagagacctgCTCTGTAACAG GGTTCAACAGttggaagaagaaaatggagagatGAAGATAAACGTGTGCAGACTCAAGTCTCAGACAGAGAAACTGGACCAG gagaagcagaggatgaCTGACAAGCTGGAGGACACCAGTCTAAGGCTGAAAGATGAGATGGATCTGTACAGGAAGATCATGGAGAAGCTCTGGCACAATCGCAATGCAttccaaaaggaaaaagagtCTATGCAGGAG ttgATCGATGATCTCCGCCGGGAGCTGGAGTATCTGCAGCTGTTTAAGCTGGAGATGGAGCATCCTGGAAAAGGAAAGGGGCTGTCTGAGTATAACGCAAAGACCAGGGAGATGGAAATGGAGCATGAAGTCAAGAGACTGAAacag GAGAACCACAAGCTACGGGATCAGAACGACGACCTGAACGCTCAGATTCTGAGTCTGAGTTTATACGAGGCTAAAAGTCTGTTTTCTTGTCACACCAAAGCCCAGTGCCTGGCGGCCGAGATTGACAATGCGTCCAGAGATGAG CTCGTCGACGCcctgaaggagcaggaggagatcAACCTGCGTCTGAGGCAGTACATGGACAAAATCATTCTGGCCATTCTCGACCACAACCCCTCCATCCTGGAGATCAAGAGTTAG
- the coil gene encoding coilin, with protein sequence MAAHSSNFIRLRLHFDYPPPAVVDCRMCWLLVDLNKCRVVADLESIIREKFEFSRGSILSLFLEDCYLPHTESIYVVRDNDSIRVKVDCVAQVNGHDSRLSARTKNCRKRHRVAEEDGPDEREVSVERKKKKKKRSEESPAEGAERVPCHDGGKSRVKHAEKKKKKKKKKDAEEKSPAATPDPAPSPKKPQKASVKSSKNPQVAQAKAPKASSSDSSSSSEEDKAPKKPAAKKLPSTPTAPKAALNAKPALKKPNPPSSSSSDSSSSNEATSVKIQPPKNKPLNAPEAPSVSLQPTNCAQKPAGSAVPPPRDKEAESDDSDSEEEIQLVIKRPLAQPVLGGQFPWRGRGRGNPRWGGAGGGGGGPPGERGRGAGRGRVRGNGGGFEPCYNGTRESSYHTDTLTNKSAIFQNKPESAPKPDYSSMPLLAAPPQVGQKIAFKLLELTENYTPEVSEYKEGKMMSFDPTTKQIEIELLNACQAPVEPGKFDLVYQNPDGSESVEYTVSRGSWVTERWESLLEPRLII encoded by the exons ATGGCTGCGCACAGCTCCAACTTCATTCGCCTGCGCCTCCACTTTGACTACCCGCCGCCGGCTGTCGTCGACTGCCGCATGTGCTGGCTGCTCGTGGACCTGAACAAGTGTCGCGTGGTCGCGGACCTGGAGAGCATCATCAGGGAGAAGTTTGAGTTCAGCCGCGGGAGCATCCTCAGCCTGTTCCTGGAGGACTGCTACCTGCCGCACACGGAGAGCATCTACGTGGTGCGGGACAACGACAGCATCAG GGTGAAGGTCGATTGTGTAGCTCAGGTGAACGGACACGACAGCCGCCTGAGTGCACGGAccaaaaactgtagaaaaagacacagagtcGCGGAGGAAGATGGGCCCGATGAACGCGAAGTGAGCGTGGAacggaagaaaaagaagaagaaaagaagcgAGGAGAGCCCGGCGGAGGGTGCCGAGCGGGTGCCGTGCCACGACGGAGGCAAGTCACGAGTGAAGCacgcagagaagaagaagaagaaaaagaagaagaaggatgcgGAGGAAAAGTCTCCTGCTGCCACTCCAGATCCAGCTCCTTCTCCCAAAAAACCCCAAAAGGCTTCAGTTAAAAGCAGCAAGAATCCCCAAGTGGCACAAGCAAAAGCACCGAaagcctcctcctcagactccagcagcagcagtgaggaaGATAAAGCTCCCAAAAAACCTGCAGCCAAAAAACTCCCATCCACGCCGACCGCTCCCAAGGCCGCCTTAAACGCCAAACCGGCTCTGAAAAAACCAAACCCTCCTTCGTCGTCATCTTCCGACTCCTCGTCCTCCAATGAGGCCACCAGTGTGAAAATCCAGCCGCCAAAAAATAAACCTCTCAACGCTCCTGAAGCACCTTCGGTCTCGTTGCAGCCCACGAACTGTGCTCAGAAACCGGCTGGCAGCGCCGTCCCGCCTCCCCGGGACAAAGAGGCCGAGTCCGACGACTCAGACAGCGAAGAGGAGATCCAGCTCGTCATCAAGCGGCCGCTGGCGCAGCCCGTCCTGGGAGGTCAGTTCCCTTGGCGTGGCCGCGGAAGAGGAAACCCCAGGTGGGGCGGTGCTGGTGGAGGTGGCGGTGGCCCTCCTGGAGAGAGGGGCAGGGGTGCAGGCAGAGGGAGAGTCAGAGGGAACGGTGGCGGCTTTGAGCCCTGCTATAATGGAACCAGGGAGTCGTCCTACCACACAGATACGCTGACCAACAAGTCAGCGATCTTCCAG AATAAACCTGAAAGCGCTCCAAAACCGGACTACAGCTCCATGCCCCTCTTAGCTGCCCCTCCACAGGTGGGGCAGAAGATTGCGTTCAAG CTGCTGGAGCTGACTGAGAACTACACCCCAGAGGTGTCTGAATATAAG GAGGGAAAGATGATGAGCTTTGACCCAACCACCAAACAGATTGAGATTGAACTTCTTAATGCCTGTCAAG CTCCTGTAGAACCTGGCAAGTTTGACTTAGTCTATCAGAACCCAGACGGCTCAGAGAGCGTGGAGTACACTGTGTCCAGAGGATCTTGG GTGACAGAACGATGGGAGTCTCTGCTGGAACCAAGATTGATTATTTAA
- the scpep1 gene encoding retinoid-inducible serine carboxypeptidase, which translates to MGRFQTASALLFLIATVLNTGLSTPLASKEVWDYVQVRDGAHMFWWLYYADSPSAKYQDLPLVMWLQGGPGGSGSGFGNFEEIGPLDRDLNPRKTSWVQAASVLFVDNPVGTGFSYTDRPESYATNVATVASDMLVLLKHFFTQKTEFQSIPFYIFSESYGGKMAAAISLELTKAITQGSVKCNFRGVALGDSWISPLDSVMTWGPYLYTTSLLDDYGLADVNKAAEAVKQAVEQQQFSKATELWSVTESVVEQNTNGVNFYNILTQEPDEERRSSARNDFLSQLMRRHIHPLHRQSLSELMNGPIRKKLGIIPANVTWGGQAEDVFSYMAGDFMKPVVDIVDQLLAAGVNVTVYNGQLDLIVDTMGQEQWVKQLKWEGLPSFNNLRWTPLDDPASTGATGAFYKTYKNFAFYWILKAGHMIPSDQGPMALQMLKMITQQD; encoded by the exons ATGGGACGTTTTCAAACAGCCTCCGCTTTGTTGTTTCTCATCGCCACCGTCCTCAACACAG GGCTCTCCACCCCCCTGGCGAGCAAAGAGGTCTGGGACTATGTGCAAGTGAGAGACGGGGCCCATATGTTTTGGTGGCTTTACTATGCTGACAGTCCGTCTGCAAAGTATCAGGATCTGCCTCTGGTGATGTGGCTGCAG GGTGGACCGGGAGGATCTGGAAGTGGGTTTGGCAACTTTGAGGAGATCGGACCCTTGGACAGGGACCTTAATCCCAGAAAGACGAGCTGG GTCCAGGCTGCAAGTGTGTTGTTTGTAGACAACCCCGTGGGGACCGGCTTCAGCTACACCGACAGACCAGAATCGTACGCTACCAACGTGGCCACTGTGGCCTCAGACATGCTCGTGCTGCTCAAGCACTTCTTTACACAGAAGACTGAGTTCCAG AGTATCCCCTTCTACATCTTCTCTGAGTCATATGGAGGGaagatggctgctgctatttcGTTGGAACTCACCAAG gCCATTACCCAGGGAAGTGTGAAATGCAATTTCCGTGGCGTGGCACTTGGGGATTCATGGATTTCCCCGCTAG ACTCTGTCATGACATGGGGACCTTACCTCTACACTACT TCGCTGCTAGATGATTACGGCCTGGCGGATGTCAACAAAGCTGCAGAGGCGGTGAAGCAGGccgtggagcagcagcagttcagTAAAGCCACTGAGCTGTGGTCTGTGACCGAGTCGGTGGTGGAGCAG AACACCAATGGAGTCAACTTCTACAACATCCTCACCCAGGAGCCAGATGAGGAGCGCCGCTCTTCTGCGAGGAATGACTTCCTCT CGCAGCTGATGCGTCGCCACATTCATCCACTCCACAGACAGTCGTTGAGTGAGCTGATGAACGGACCAATAAGGAAGAAACTGGGCATCATCCCTGCGAATGTCACCTGGGGAG GCCAGGCGGAAGACGTATTCAGCTACATGGCCGGAGACTTTATGAAGCCGGTGGTGGACATAGTTGACCAGTTGCTGGCTGCTGGAGTCAATGTCACCGTCTACAACGGACAGCTCGATCTCATAGTGGACACCATGG GTCAGGAGCAGTGGGTGAAGCAGCTGAAATGGGAGGGGCTTCCAAGTTTCAACAACCTGAGGTGGACCCCCCTAGATGACCCTGCCTCTACGGGCGCTACCGGAGCTTTCTACAAGACTTACAAGAACTTTGCCTTCTATTGGATCCTCAAAGCAGGTCACATG ATTCCCTCAGACCAGGGACCGATGGCCTTGCAGATGCTCAAGATGATCACGCAGCAGGACTGA
- the engase gene encoding cytosolic endo-beta-N-acetylglucosaminidase, giving the protein MASAGNKNNPRVRQRREDTGGDDEISAKKDKIEPDRPESCLDEPMDSTVHEVVRFAPSPLPVKHYDADTTEPISCGLCTMEELLSWKRSEANPFNAAVVPLAPREPPLASSAQRTLVSHDMMGGYLEDKFIQGTDSDAPYAFYHWQYIDIFNYFTHQMVTIPPAVWTNAAHRHGVVVLGTFITEWTDGATMCEAFLKDEESYRRVADKLVQISHCYSFDGWLINIENPLSEGAVKNTPLFLRYLTDQMHERVPGSLVLWYDSVVETGQLKWQNELNEQNSMFFDACDGFFTNYNWTEESLDWMKGYSGAQGRQADIYVGVDVFARGKVVGGMFETNKALEIIRRHNFSTAIFAPGWVYEVHDKSEFRSNQDKFWGLLSDYLPIHRPASPLPFISSFCQGFGKTVYWRGQPETKKNWYNLTAQEIQPLYYRMDLEGQGWLRSSGCPEDAWTGGCSLLLDGLIPATRTTPVCAKIFSLHVPMASRTLVTLIYKASAGVTVSAELKTADTSQCTHSDVSVDTLTSVSPEVLDDSHELVRQFSQLCGNLDSDGWTVSCAQLELHGCVLKEVCVNIQRDGESQDTTFSCRLGEITVMDVASLQVPPEMVQGLCIDDVVWLRSSCPEQEPPCLHFNATLRWDYPLELVRHFRIHWRRLRGPDPRIPPGQLVLVGHAYSNLFRVTELVVPEPPGLLELVVEPVIKKGFVIPESHWGRRSLSYTSQ; this is encoded by the exons ATGGCGTCTGCTGGTAATAAAAACAACCCTCGCGTACGGCAGAGAAGGGAAGACACAGGCGGCGATGACGAGATAAGCGCGAAGAAGGACAAAATTGAGCCCGACCG ACCGGAGTCTTGTTTGGACGAGCCCATGGATTCAACCGTCCACGAGGTCGTCAGGTTCGCGCCGTCACCCCTCCCAG TCAAACACTACGATGCCGACACCACCGAACCAATCAGCTGCGGCCTTTGCACgatggaggagctgctgtcGTGGAAACGAAGCGAGGCGAACCCCTTCAATGCGGCGGTGGTCCCTCTGGCGCCCCGGGAGCCCCCTCTGGCCAGCTCTGCGCAGCGGACCTTAGTGTCTCATGACATGATGGGCGGCTACCTCGAAGACAA GTTTATCCAGGGAACGGACTCAGATGCCCCATATGCCTTCTACCACTGGCAGTACATAGATATTTTCAACTACTTCACACACCAAATGGTGACTATTCCTCCTGCCGTGTGGACCAACGCTGCACACCGACACGGAGTTGTCGTTCTTG GGACTTTTATCACGGAGTGGACTGACGGAGCCACGATGTGTGAGGCCTTTCTGAAGGATGAGGAGTCGTACCGGCGGGTGGCTGACAAGCTGGTCCAGATCAGCCACTGCTACAGCTTCGATGGATGGCTCATTAACATAGAGAACCCCCTCAGC GAGGGCGCAGTGAAGAACACACCTCTGTTCCTGCGCTATCTGACGGACCAGATGCACGAGCGAGTGCCCGGCAGCCTCGTCCTCTGGTACGACAGCGTGGTCGAGACTGGACAATTGAAATGGCAGAACGAACTCAACGAGCAGAACAG CATGTTTTTTGATGCGTGCGACGGTTTCTTCACCAACTACAACTGGACAGAGGAGAGCCTGGACTGGATGAAAGGGTACAGCGGGGCCCAAGGCCGCCAGGCTGACATCTACGTCGGGGTGGACGTGTTCGCAAGAGGAAAGGTGGTGGGAGGGATGTTCGAAACAAACAAG GCGCTGGAAATAATCCGGAGGCACAACTTCTCTACAGCCATCTTTGCTCCGGGCTGGGTATACGAAGTTCACGACAAGAGCGAGTTCCGCAGCAATCAAGACAA GTTCTGGGGTCTTCTGTCAGACTATCTGCCCATTCATCGGCCTGCCTCGCCTCTCCCCTTCATATCCTCCTTCTGCCAGGGCTTTGGGAAGACTGTCTACTGGAGAGGACAG CCTGAGACAAAAAAGAATTGGTACAACCTGACCGCCCAGGAGATCCAGCCCTTGTACTACCGCATGGACCTGGAGGGTCAGGGCTGGCTGAGGAGCTCCGGCTGCCCGGAGGACGCCTGGACCGGAGGCTGCTCATTGCTGCTTGACGGACTCATCCCTGCAACTCGCACGACTCCGGTTTGCgccaa GATCTTCTCCCTCCATGTACCCATGGCATCCCGGACCCTGGTGACCCTCATCTACAAGGCGTCTGCCGGGGTCACAGTCTCAGCGGAGCTAAAAACAGCAGACACCAGTCAGTGCACACACTCTGACGTCAGCGTAGATACAC ttaCCAGCGTGTCTCCTGAAGTTCTGGATGACAGTCACGAGCTGGTGCGCCAGTTCTCTCAGCTGTGTGGAAACTTGGATTCAGATGGCTGGACTGTCAG TTGTGCGCAGCTGGAGCTTCATGGTTGTGTTCTTAAAGAGGTTTGTGTCAACATCCAGCGGGACGGAGAGTCTCAGGACACAACTTTCAGCTGCAGACTGGGAGAAATCAcg GTCATGGATGTAGCCAGTCTGCAGGTGCCTCCCGAGATGGTTCAGGGCCTGTGCATTGATGATGTGGTTTGGCTGCGCAGTTCCTGTCCTGAGCAAGAGCCTCCCTGCCTGCACTTCAATGCCACCCTACGCTGGGACTACCCACTTGAACTCGTACGCCACTTCAGGATACACTGGCGTCGACTCAGAGGACCCGATCCCAGGATCCCTCCAGGTCAGCTGGTGCTTGTTGGCCACGCGTACTCCAATCTGTTCAGGGTGACGGAGCTGGTTGTGCCGGAGCCACCTGGCCTTCTTGAGCTGGTGGTGGAGCCGGTGATCAAGAAGGGCTTCGTGATCCCGGAGAGTCACTGGGGAAGAAGAAGCCTCAGCTACACCTCACAATGA